In a single window of the Caproicibacterium sp. BJN0003 genome:
- a CDS encoding histidine kinase N-terminal 7TM domain-containing protein, whose product MIPDVVCTIFSFSILAILFFVTYSIKKGNLRLIHRLFFTLALAMAVFMGALLVMRLTNPDDTFGLWLCDSTTYLGGPLASTDCLLIALTFIKGLEKFPKRYYWFLVIPVCTVILAWTNPLHHLMYEHFSVIPDQIVFGPFMMVNGIYCYICMISSIALMTNFAIHNHNRLYIKQTICFSVGAAVPLIVSFLATFRIVDFQIYATPLAFNVTILLDGFAIFYFHILDIKPLATQQILDSFTDGYLVLSDHYLVLDYNKPFEKVFGKANGIQENQYLPSIQGNSLDRSCLVNLLTSLGTCRQTGSNISYEQPITLPNEGEGYHQKYYMVEITPLILQDKIGGFLACFKDVSMMKKSIQRLQESQKRMVEQERLASLGQMIGGIAHNLKTPIMAISGGTLAINNLVDECCKSLGDPEVNEEDYRQIYQEMAEWLNRIRESCSYMSDIISAVKGQAISMSQEIPNQTFALNDAIKRVEILMRHELKSKKCTLKIQQDFSGEALLQGDINGLVQVLNNLISNAIDAQKPDGGLIELSLKKDNHALILSIRDHGTGIPPEIMTKLFKQMYTSKGSLGTGLGLYISNSIIKAKFNGIMWADNHPEGGAVFGISIPAETVTFSEEGTLQ is encoded by the coding sequence TTGATACCAGACGTTGTTTGTACCATCTTTTCCTTTTCAATTCTTGCAATTTTATTTTTCGTAACATATAGTATCAAAAAAGGAAATCTTCGTCTGATCCATCGGCTGTTTTTTACGCTGGCTCTTGCAATGGCCGTCTTTATGGGCGCCCTTTTGGTCATGCGCCTTACGAACCCCGACGATACTTTTGGACTTTGGCTTTGCGACTCTACTACTTATTTGGGAGGACCACTAGCCTCCACTGATTGCCTGCTCATCGCTTTGACCTTTATCAAAGGATTGGAAAAGTTTCCAAAACGCTATTATTGGTTTTTGGTCATTCCTGTCTGTACCGTAATTCTTGCATGGACAAATCCACTGCATCATTTGATGTATGAACATTTCTCCGTAATCCCCGATCAAATTGTTTTCGGCCCGTTTATGATGGTAAATGGAATTTACTGTTATATCTGCATGATCTCTTCGATTGCCCTTATGACAAACTTTGCAATTCACAATCATAACCGCTTATATATAAAACAAACTATCTGCTTTTCCGTCGGTGCCGCCGTTCCTTTAATTGTCAGTTTCCTTGCAACTTTCAGAATTGTAGATTTTCAGATTTATGCAACGCCGCTGGCCTTTAATGTAACGATTCTTCTCGACGGATTCGCCATTTTTTATTTTCATATTCTTGACATCAAGCCATTGGCAACGCAGCAAATCCTGGATTCTTTTACCGACGGTTATCTTGTTTTAAGTGATCATTACCTGGTGTTGGACTATAATAAACCATTTGAAAAAGTTTTCGGAAAAGCAAATGGGATTCAGGAAAATCAGTATCTTCCCAGTATTCAAGGAAACTCTTTGGACCGCTCCTGTCTTGTCAATTTACTAACCTCTTTGGGCACTTGCCGTCAAACCGGTTCCAATATCTCCTATGAACAACCCATTACACTCCCCAACGAAGGAGAAGGTTACCATCAAAAATACTACATGGTAGAAATCACTCCCCTCATTCTTCAAGATAAAATAGGCGGATTTTTGGCCTGCTTTAAAGACGTCTCCATGATGAAAAAAAGCATTCAGCGTTTACAGGAAAGCCAAAAACGTATGGTGGAGCAAGAACGGCTGGCTTCCCTTGGACAAATGATCGGCGGGATTGCACATAATCTAAAGACCCCAATTATGGCAATTTCGGGAGGAACGCTTGCCATTAACAATCTGGTTGATGAATGCTGCAAAAGTTTAGGCGACCCAGAAGTAAACGAAGAAGACTACCGCCAAATCTATCAGGAGATGGCCGAATGGTTGAACAGAATTCGGGAATCCTGTTCTTATATGTCTGATATTATTTCGGCAGTCAAAGGACAAGCCATCAGCATGAGCCAGGAAATACCAAACCAAACATTTGCTTTAAATGACGCAATTAAGCGCGTAGAAATTCTAATGCGTCATGAATTAAAGAGTAAAAAATGCACTTTAAAAATTCAGCAGGATTTTTCCGGAGAAGCTTTACTGCAAGGAGATATTAACGGTCTTGTTCAAGTCCTTAATAACTTAATTTCCAATGCGATTGATGCCCAAAAGCCAGACGGAGGACTGATCGAACTGTCTCTTAAAAAAGACAACCATGCCTTAATTCTTTCTATCCGTGATCATGGCACAGGTATTCCGCCGGAAATCATGACAAAGCTGTTTAAACAAATGTATACCAGCAAAGGAAGTTTAGGCACCGGACTGGGGCTTTACATTTCAAACTCCATTATAAAAGCAAAATTCAATGGAATTATGTGGGCAGATAATCATCCTGAAGGAGGTGCTGTTTTCGGTATCTCTATTCCTGCCGAAACAGTTACTTTTTCCGAGGAGGGTACTTTACAATGA
- a CDS encoding ABC transporter ATP-binding protein: MLKISEFSKTYAGGKRAVDHLNLEVHSGEILGFIGHNGAGKTTTLRAVAGILDFTEGEITIDGHSIQKEPVEAKKVMAFLPDNPDIYEFLTGIKYLNFLGDLYEIPAKVREERIKTYADAFEITGVLGSAIGGYSHGMKQKLSLVSAFMRKPKLLILDEPFVGLDPQASFLLKGFLHELCKTGGAVFFSTHVLEVAEKLCDRIAIIKQGKLIKVDTTASIVGDESLEQVFLELEKEDVPHA; the protein is encoded by the coding sequence ATGCTGAAAATTTCTGAATTTTCAAAAACGTATGCAGGCGGCAAAAGAGCGGTGGATCACCTGAATTTGGAGGTTCATTCCGGCGAAATCCTTGGCTTTATCGGACATAATGGAGCGGGAAAGACGACGACGCTGCGCGCTGTTGCGGGAATTCTCGATTTTACCGAAGGAGAAATCACCATTGATGGGCATTCGATTCAAAAGGAGCCGGTAGAGGCCAAAAAAGTGATGGCTTTTTTGCCGGATAACCCTGATATTTATGAATTCCTTACCGGAATCAAATATCTAAATTTTCTTGGAGATCTGTATGAGATTCCTGCGAAAGTGCGGGAAGAGCGGATTAAAACTTATGCAGATGCGTTTGAAATTACAGGGGTTCTGGGCAGTGCGATTGGCGGATACAGTCATGGGATGAAACAGAAACTGTCTCTGGTTTCTGCCTTTATGCGCAAACCAAAGCTGCTGATTTTAGACGAACCTTTTGTGGGGCTTGACCCACAGGCTTCCTTTTTACTCAAAGGTTTTCTGCATGAATTATGCAAAACGGGAGGAGCGGTTTTCTTTTCCACGCACGTTTTGGAAGTAGCAGAAAAACTTTGTGACCGGATTGCGATTATTAAACAGGGAAAATTGATTAAGGTGGATACAACAGCTTCCATTGTTGGTGATGAGAGCTTGGAGCAGGTGTTTCTGGAACTTGAAAAGGAGGATGTGCCGCATGCGTAA
- a CDS encoding HD domain-containing response regulator: protein MRKHRISAQQTDISILTLDDDEIMTLTVQSYLQEFGYHVDTENNPERAIERIRTGNYDILLLDYLMSPICGDEVVTKIRAFNQDLYIILLTGHKDLVPPVKTIRELDIQGYYEKSDRFDQLGLLVESCVKSIRQMRTIRHYQNGLQDILEKSLELFQRQPLQQQMDLILEQLKRLFSIEDGFVYIPEKSIGTLFSGIGNLKEGKKSADKIWEQSHNKQDNYQIDSENPLLIIPLVDEYHQQIGIIGISSSTHHFPDHQLLQLYVRQATAALENRMLQNTVDLTNAHLQKAYTQLEQQFAEMTNAVRSMVDAKDIYTSNHSDRVSYYSELIAKSMGKSKEFVKRIRIAGLFHDIGKIKVPDQILLKNGPLTDEEFKVIKRHSKDGAVLLSSIRSYQTIAPIVLSHHEHWDGTGYPNGISGYEIPEESRIISVADAFDAMTSHRRYRNNLTLEQAKQQLIEGRGTQFAPEPVDVFLSILERNPNILSDSNSASNPTNF from the coding sequence ATGAGAAAACACCGCATCTCCGCACAACAAACTGATATTTCAATTCTTACACTTGACGATGATGAAATCATGACACTGACAGTACAATCTTATCTGCAGGAATTCGGATATCATGTAGACACCGAAAACAATCCGGAACGTGCGATCGAACGCATTCGTACTGGAAATTATGATATTTTGCTTCTGGATTATCTGATGTCTCCAATTTGTGGAGACGAGGTCGTTACGAAAATTCGCGCTTTTAACCAGGATCTTTATATTATTCTTTTAACAGGCCATAAGGACCTAGTTCCCCCGGTCAAAACAATTCGGGAACTGGATATTCAGGGATACTATGAAAAAAGTGACCGCTTTGATCAGCTTGGCCTTTTGGTAGAATCCTGCGTAAAATCGATCCGGCAAATGCGCACGATCCGCCATTATCAAAATGGTTTACAAGACATTTTAGAAAAAAGCCTCGAATTATTTCAAAGACAACCATTACAGCAGCAAATGGATTTGATTTTGGAACAACTCAAACGTTTATTTTCGATCGAAGATGGATTTGTTTATATTCCGGAAAAAAGTATAGGAACACTTTTTTCCGGAATCGGGAATCTGAAAGAGGGGAAAAAATCAGCAGATAAAATTTGGGAACAATCCCACAACAAACAGGACAATTACCAAATTGATTCCGAAAATCCGCTTCTAATCATCCCATTAGTTGATGAATATCATCAGCAAATCGGGATCATCGGAATTTCAAGTTCCACCCACCATTTTCCAGACCATCAGCTTTTACAGCTTTATGTCCGTCAGGCAACCGCCGCTCTGGAAAATCGTATGCTTCAAAATACGGTTGATCTGACAAATGCGCATTTGCAAAAAGCTTACACTCAATTGGAGCAGCAATTTGCAGAAATGACAAATGCAGTACGCTCCATGGTAGATGCAAAAGATATTTATACCTCCAACCACTCTGATCGAGTCTCTTATTATTCCGAATTAATTGCAAAATCGATGGGCAAAAGTAAGGAATTTGTCAAAAGAATTCGTATCGCCGGTCTTTTCCATGATATTGGGAAAATCAAAGTCCCTGACCAAATCTTATTAAAAAATGGTCCTCTGACTGATGAAGAATTTAAAGTAATCAAAAGGCATTCAAAAGATGGTGCCGTCTTACTTTCTTCCATTCGTTCCTATCAAACAATTGCACCTATCGTTTTAAGTCACCATGAACATTGGGATGGAACCGGATATCCAAATGGAATATCCGGTTACGAAATTCCCGAAGAATCGAGAATTATCAGTGTTGCAGATGCGTTTGATGCGATGACCTCTCACCGCCGCTACCGCAATAATTTGACCCTGGAACAAGCAAAGCAACAATTAATTGAAGGTCGTGGAACGCAATTTGCCCCGGAACCTGTCGATGTATTTCTGTCCATTCTGGAGCGAAATCCAAATATTCTTTCTGATTCCAACTCCGCAAGCAACCCCACTAACTTTTAA
- a CDS encoding 4'-phosphopantetheinyl transferase family protein, protein MTKIFLFQKDPDFSLEYALQKSLHLFNPDFNFYTVKLEHQKSGQPYLKGVPYTISISHSGTFWGCALCDCDKIGFDIQIIEQNREMNSIAKRFFHPAEYSHLCRTQFSDFFSIWTAKESYVKYLGSGIDENFCRFSTVNQNGFLPAINGTALYPIKWNSSYRIFCCGGKSTPFFYNFAQKKGC, encoded by the coding sequence ATGACAAAAATTTTTCTCTTTCAAAAAGATCCGGATTTTTCGCTCGAATACGCACTGCAAAAATCTCTGCACCTTTTTAATCCGGATTTCAATTTTTATACCGTAAAATTAGAACATCAGAAAAGTGGTCAACCCTATCTAAAAGGAGTTCCTTACACGATCTCCATCTCACACAGCGGTACTTTTTGGGGTTGTGCGCTCTGCGACTGTGATAAAATCGGCTTTGATATTCAAATTATTGAACAAAATCGTGAAATGAATTCCATCGCTAAGCGGTTTTTTCATCCCGCAGAATACTCTCATCTATGCCGAACACAGTTTTCTGATTTCTTTTCCATATGGACCGCAAAGGAAAGTTATGTTAAATATTTAGGCAGCGGTATCGACGAAAATTTTTGCCGCTTTTCTACGGTTAATCAAAACGGATTTCTGCCTGCAATAAACGGAACTGCTCTTTATCCTATCAAGTGGAACTCCTCTTACCGAATTTTTTGCTGCGGCGGAAAATCAACTCCGTTTTTTTATAATTTTGCTCAAAAAAAGGGATGCTGA
- a CDS encoding Dabb family protein, with the protein MVKHLVLWKLKDSERKNAVADAALLRSRFNSLIGIVDGLKSIQVGANYKPGNYDLCLECVFDSKEDEEQYQVHPEHLKIKALVAKMICGRTAFDYEI; encoded by the coding sequence ATGGTGAAACATCTTGTTCTTTGGAAGCTCAAAGATTCAGAACGAAAAAATGCAGTAGCAGATGCGGCACTGTTGCGCAGCCGCTTCAATTCACTGATTGGAATTGTTGATGGATTAAAATCCATACAAGTTGGGGCCAATTATAAACCCGGAAATTATGATTTATGTTTAGAGTGTGTATTTGATTCGAAAGAAGACGAAGAGCAGTATCAAGTTCACCCGGAACATTTAAAAATTAAGGCATTGGTTGCAAAGATGATTTGTGGGCGCACCGCGTTTGATTATGAAATCTAA
- a CDS encoding acyl carrier protein yields the protein MENLLNTLQAIIYEITGKQGITYETDLVKDLQLNSFDLINIVCACEKKFHITIETREIWKLHRIKDVISYLQDKGVQ from the coding sequence TTGGAAAATTTATTAAATACATTACAAGCGATCATTTATGAAATCACTGGGAAACAGGGAATCACCTATGAAACCGACCTCGTAAAGGATTTACAGTTAAATTCTTTTGACCTGATTAACATTGTCTGTGCCTGTGAAAAAAAGTTTCACATTACAATTGAGACACGGGAAATTTGGAAGCTGCACCGCATTAAAGATGTCATTTCTTATCTACAGGATAAGGGCGTACAATGA
- a CDS encoding carbohydrate ABC transporter substrate-binding protein: MKKVICILVTAALCFSMFLSGCGQASPFSAESMQASSENKLEGELKINVAQGSYAKNMWQQLANAFVKENPGVKVTVTVDPEIETLTDQMKQAGDCPDLMFVPLGRTQGMTETELENNGMLDLSDVLGEVIPGEEKTVKDKMLPGVNNGAFSKNGKQLLLPEFFSPAGLVYDQHLFQENGWQVPKTWDEMWTLADQAKAKGISLFAYSKPEDLETFFYGMLENTDPTLLSNVCSYQEGVWSSDQGKKVLDTFAKLASYTDGTVPANANDENYLKNEQLLLEDKVLFMPGENGILDQTAQETKAEGFEWGFAPVPSFESGKNQTLYTITSECWIPTAAENQELGKKFLVWSYSDEAAAICAQFGETTVVPKSETQLDQAHQAFYSQYGDQLTNRLITDEFLPVGASDMKDFRSSLFGTFGALVSGEVTPESWSQGVITATDTLRAKRNAST, encoded by the coding sequence ATGAAAAAAGTAATCTGTATATTGGTGACGGCGGCACTTTGTTTTTCGATGTTTTTGAGCGGCTGCGGACAAGCTTCTCCATTTTCTGCAGAAAGTATGCAGGCTTCTTCGGAGAATAAATTAGAGGGAGAACTTAAAATTAATGTGGCCCAAGGAAGCTATGCCAAAAACATGTGGCAACAACTTGCTAACGCTTTTGTGAAAGAAAATCCCGGCGTAAAAGTCACGGTTACAGTAGATCCCGAAATCGAAACGCTTACGGATCAAATGAAACAGGCAGGAGATTGCCCGGATCTGATGTTTGTTCCACTTGGGCGCACGCAGGGGATGACGGAAACCGAACTAGAAAACAATGGAATGCTTGATCTTTCCGATGTTTTAGGAGAAGTAATCCCGGGCGAAGAGAAAACGGTGAAAGATAAAATGTTGCCGGGTGTTAATAATGGGGCATTTTCTAAAAATGGAAAGCAGCTATTACTGCCTGAGTTTTTTAGTCCTGCCGGCCTTGTTTATGATCAGCATCTGTTTCAAGAAAATGGGTGGCAGGTTCCGAAAACATGGGACGAGATGTGGACTCTTGCCGATCAAGCAAAAGCAAAGGGGATTTCACTTTTTGCTTATTCAAAACCGGAAGATCTGGAAACTTTCTTTTACGGAATGCTGGAAAATACCGATCCGACACTGCTGTCTAATGTGTGCAGCTATCAAGAGGGCGTCTGGAGTTCGGATCAAGGGAAAAAAGTGCTCGATACTTTTGCAAAATTAGCATCTTATACCGATGGGACTGTTCCTGCCAATGCAAATGATGAAAATTATCTTAAAAATGAACAGCTTTTGTTGGAAGATAAGGTCCTCTTTATGCCCGGTGAGAACGGAATCCTCGACCAGACTGCACAAGAGACAAAGGCGGAAGGTTTTGAATGGGGATTTGCTCCAGTGCCATCTTTTGAATCCGGGAAAAATCAGACTCTTTATACGATAACCAGTGAATGCTGGATTCCAACAGCTGCAGAGAATCAGGAGTTGGGGAAAAAGTTTTTGGTTTGGTCTTATAGCGATGAAGCAGCTGCGATTTGTGCCCAATTTGGAGAGACAACCGTCGTGCCGAAATCCGAAACGCAGCTTGATCAGGCACATCAAGCGTTTTATTCTCAGTATGGGGATCAGCTTACAAATAGGCTGATTACGGACGAATTTCTTCCAGTGGGTGCTTCTGATATGAAAGATTTTCGCAGCAGCCTTTTCGGCACTTTTGGAGCTCTTGTCAGCGGTGAGGTTACCCCGGAAAGTTGGAGCCAGGGGGTCATTACGGCAACGGATACCTTGCGGGCAAAACGAAACGCATCCACTTAA
- a CDS encoding AMP-binding protein codes for MHSYPYYPTTCYDTFSSFLSGIQARYKNQPAITEYDQDGVPHTVTYQQIYQTAHEFGEALLQKGLQGKHIAIAGENSLEWLISFFTVTAIGSVAVLIDIDQDTDTIRKMISSADCDFLIMSDSVKKLFSKDGPISQMANVSICSDDKKAPNSFQSVCAQGAQLIAQQGNAFLNLNTNGNDLAVIAFTSGTTNASKAVMLSQKGILINAGQSMAMVKFTEKVFTFLPFFHTYGITCCVLNALIAGCHLCINGNLKTFQRDLALFDPGTLLAVPLVMEIINKNLSQALSEAGLPENPPEKQLLWFHRKEESVPPEWKAIKQKCLGDLSLLICGGACLAPDVVERMHKFGIVCLEGYGITECSPLISVNRNKDYCFGSVGKVLPCFQLKLQEDEILVRGDSVMIGYYKDKELTDSVLIDGWFHTGDLGVLDKNGFLHITGRKKNLIVLKNGKKVSPEEIETRVSQLPLVKEVIAYGASIGEVKDNARLAVMIYPDPDKTQGMNSYEVLNLLQKQIDELNVEYPSYKQIQLVNLRETPFEKTSAQKIKRQI; via the coding sequence ATGCATTCTTATCCATATTACCCCACCACTTGTTATGATACTTTTTCATCATTCCTTTCTGGCATTCAGGCACGGTATAAAAATCAGCCGGCCATTACGGAATATGATCAGGACGGGGTTCCTCATACGGTTACTTACCAGCAAATTTATCAAACTGCTCATGAATTCGGAGAAGCGCTTCTTCAAAAAGGATTACAGGGAAAACACATTGCTATCGCTGGAGAAAACAGTCTGGAATGGTTGATTTCCTTTTTTACAGTAACTGCTATCGGTTCTGTCGCGGTTTTAATTGACATTGACCAAGATACGGATACGATTCGCAAAATGATTTCTTCTGCGGACTGCGATTTTTTGATTATGTCTGATTCTGTAAAAAAGCTTTTCTCAAAAGATGGCCCTATTTCACAAATGGCAAACGTCAGCATATGTTCGGACGACAAAAAAGCACCGAACAGTTTTCAGAGTGTTTGTGCACAGGGTGCCCAATTAATTGCACAGCAGGGAAACGCATTTTTAAATCTTAACACAAATGGCAATGATCTGGCGGTAATTGCCTTCACCTCCGGAACAACCAATGCTTCCAAGGCAGTTATGCTCTCTCAAAAAGGGATCTTAATTAATGCCGGTCAATCTATGGCGATGGTAAAATTCACAGAAAAAGTATTTACCTTCCTTCCGTTTTTCCATACCTATGGAATCACCTGCTGCGTTTTGAATGCACTGATTGCCGGCTGCCATCTCTGTATTAACGGAAACCTCAAAACGTTCCAGCGTGATCTTGCCCTTTTTGATCCTGGAACCTTACTGGCGGTTCCCCTTGTTATGGAGATTATAAACAAAAACCTGTCACAAGCTTTATCAGAAGCTGGTTTGCCTGAAAATCCGCCCGAAAAACAGCTTCTTTGGTTCCACCGAAAAGAAGAATCCGTCCCACCTGAATGGAAAGCAATTAAGCAGAAATGTTTGGGAGATCTTTCTCTTTTGATCTGTGGAGGCGCTTGTCTTGCTCCGGATGTAGTTGAGAGGATGCATAAATTCGGCATTGTTTGCCTAGAAGGATATGGAATTACAGAATGTTCCCCGCTGATCAGCGTAAACCGCAATAAGGATTATTGCTTTGGCAGTGTAGGAAAAGTTCTTCCCTGCTTCCAACTCAAGCTGCAAGAGGATGAAATCCTTGTGCGTGGAGACAGTGTGATGATTGGATATTACAAAGATAAGGAATTGACGGATTCCGTTTTAATTGACGGCTGGTTCCATACCGGCGATCTTGGAGTTCTGGATAAAAACGGTTTTCTACATATTACCGGCAGAAAAAAGAATTTGATCGTTCTGAAAAACGGAAAAAAGGTCTCTCCGGAAGAAATAGAAACCCGTGTATCTCAATTACCACTTGTAAAAGAGGTCATTGCATATGGAGCAAGCATCGGAGAAGTAAAGGACAATGCCAGACTTGCCGTTATGATCTATCCGGACCCTGACAAAACACAGGGAATGAATTCTTATGAGGTCTTGAACCTTTTGCAAAAACAAATTGATGAGCTGAATGTTGAATATCCATCTTACAAACAAATTCAGCTTGTCAACCTGCGCGAAACACCTTTTGAAAAAACCTCCGCGCAAAAAATCAAACGGCAAATTTAG
- the clpB gene encoding ATP-dependent chaperone ClpB: MNAQNFTQKSIDAVQGAQSLATANENMQIEQVHLLAALLQQENGLIPQLMKKMNVDPQAFLNAVNLEIKKLPGVSGPGREAGKIYVSQAVDSALNEAENAASHMKDEYVSVEHLLLGLLRKADKTLKDLFRTFGVTESGFLAALSSVRGNTRVTSDNPEGTYDSLSKYAQDLVELARNHKLDPVIGRDTEIRDVVRILSRKTKNNPVLIGEPGVGKTAIAEGLALRIVRGDVPDNLKDRKLYSLDMGSLIAGAKYRGEFEERLKAVLNEVKKSEGKIILFIDELHTIVGAGKTEGSMDAGNLLKPMLARGELHCIGATTLNEYHKYIEKDAALERRFQPVMVEEPTVEDTISILRGLKERYEVFHGVKIQDQALIAAATLSDRYISDRFLPDKAIDLVDEACAMVRTEMDSMPTELDDVSRKIMQLEIEEAALKKEDDRLSQAHLIDIQKELAERREKFKEMKAKWDNEKQSIEKVQKLRSDLEDCHAQIEKAEREYDLNKAAELKYGRLPQLQKELEKQEAIAEKSQEAQLLHDRVTDEEIAEIVGRWTGIPVAKLMEGEREKLLRLDEQLHQRVIGQDEAVQKVADAILRSRAGIQDPNRPIGSFLFLGPTGVGKTELAKALAETLFDDEKNLIRIDMTEYMEKFSVSRLIGAPPGYVGYEEGGQLTEAVRRHPYSVVLFDEVEKAHPDVFNVLLQVLDDGRITDSQGRTVDFKNTIIILTSNLGSQYILEGIGADGSISEEARNQVHALLRKQFRPEFLNRLDEIVFYKPLQRSEIDQIVNLQMEDLRRRLADKELDVTLTDRARDYVVDQAFDPAYGARPLKRFLQSRVETLIARKMIAGEIAPRSTIVVDYDGKELTASSQK, translated from the coding sequence ATGAATGCACAGAATTTTACACAGAAATCCATTGACGCGGTTCAAGGCGCACAGAGCTTGGCAACAGCCAACGAAAATATGCAGATTGAACAGGTACATTTGCTGGCGGCATTGCTTCAGCAGGAAAATGGTCTGATTCCGCAGCTGATGAAAAAGATGAATGTGGATCCACAGGCATTTTTAAATGCGGTCAATCTAGAAATTAAAAAACTGCCGGGCGTTTCCGGACCAGGTAGAGAGGCGGGGAAAATTTATGTTTCTCAGGCAGTGGATTCTGCTCTGAATGAGGCAGAAAATGCTGCTTCTCACATGAAAGATGAATATGTCAGTGTTGAGCATTTACTTTTAGGATTGCTGCGCAAAGCAGACAAAACGTTAAAGGATCTGTTTCGTACCTTTGGAGTTACCGAAAGCGGATTTCTTGCGGCACTTTCCAGTGTGCGCGGAAATACAAGAGTGACCAGTGATAATCCGGAAGGAACCTATGATTCTCTTTCTAAATATGCGCAGGATTTGGTAGAGCTTGCGCGAAACCATAAATTGGATCCTGTGATTGGCCGTGATACAGAGATTCGGGACGTGGTTCGAATCCTTTCGCGTAAAACGAAAAACAATCCGGTTCTGATTGGTGAACCGGGTGTCGGCAAAACTGCGATTGCTGAGGGACTTGCCCTGCGAATTGTTCGTGGAGATGTTCCTGACAACCTAAAGGACCGCAAGCTTTATTCTCTGGATATGGGATCGCTCATTGCGGGGGCCAAATACCGCGGTGAATTTGAGGAACGTCTCAAGGCGGTTCTCAATGAAGTTAAAAAATCCGAAGGAAAAATCATTCTGTTTATCGATGAGCTGCATACCATTGTAGGCGCCGGAAAAACAGAAGGCAGTATGGATGCCGGAAACCTTTTAAAGCCGATGTTGGCCCGCGGCGAATTGCATTGTATTGGTGCAACGACCTTAAATGAATACCATAAATATATTGAAAAAGACGCTGCGCTGGAGCGTCGGTTCCAACCGGTCATGGTGGAAGAGCCAACCGTTGAGGATACGATTTCGATTCTGCGTGGATTAAAGGAACGCTATGAGGTGTTCCATGGCGTTAAAATTCAGGATCAGGCACTGATTGCAGCAGCAACCCTTTCTGACCGATATATTTCGGATCGTTTTCTGCCGGATAAGGCAATCGACCTTGTTGATGAAGCATGTGCAATGGTTCGCACCGAGATGGACTCTATGCCGACCGAGCTGGACGATGTTTCGCGTAAAATTATGCAGTTGGAGATTGAAGAAGCAGCGCTCAAAAAAGAGGATGACCGTTTGAGTCAGGCTCATCTTATCGATATTCAGAAAGAACTTGCGGAGCGTCGTGAGAAATTTAAAGAAATGAAGGCAAAATGGGATAACGAAAAGCAGTCTATTGAGAAGGTCCAAAAACTGCGCAGTGATCTGGAAGACTGCCATGCACAGATTGAGAAGGCAGAGCGGGAATATGATCTAAATAAAGCCGCCGAACTCAAATATGGCCGTTTGCCGCAGCTGCAAAAAGAGCTGGAAAAGCAGGAAGCAATCGCTGAAAAATCGCAGGAAGCCCAGCTTTTGCATGACCGCGTGACTGATGAGGAGATTGCAGAGATTGTGGGGCGTTGGACCGGAATCCCCGTAGCAAAATTGATGGAAGGCGAAAGAGAAAAGCTTTTACGTCTTGATGAACAGCTTCATCAGCGGGTGATTGGCCAGGACGAAGCAGTCCAAAAGGTGGCAGATGCAATTCTGCGTTCCCGTGCAGGCATTCAGGATCCAAATCGTCCGATCGGCTCATTCCTATTCCTTGGACCTACCGGTGTCGGCAAAACAGAGCTTGCAAAAGCATTGGCCGAGACGCTGTTCGATGATGAAAAAAATCTGATTCGGATTGATATGACGGAATATATGGAGAAATTTAGCGTATCCCGTTTAATCGGAGCGCCTCCGGGGTATGTTGGTTATGAAGAGGGCGGTCAGCTGACCGAAGCCGTTCGTCGTCATCCTTACAGTGTTGTACTGTTTGATGAGGTGGAGAAAGCCCATCCGGATGTTTTTAATGTGCTGCTCCAGGTTCTTGATGATGGAAGAATTACAGATAGTCAGGGCCGTACTGTTGATTTTAAGAATACCATCATTATTCTGACCTCTAATCTGGGTTCTCAGTATATTCTGGAAGGAATCGGAGCGGATGGTTCTATCAGCGAAGAAGCGAGAAATCAAGTTCATGCACTGCTCAGAAAGCAGTTCCGTCCAGAATTTTTAAACCGCTTGGACGAGATCGTCTTTTATAAACCTCTGCAGCGTTCTGAAATTGATCAGATTGTCAATCTGCAGATGGAAGATCTTCGTCGCCGTCTGGCAGATAAAGAACTGGATGTCACCCTTACTGACCGTGCCCGCGATTATGTGGTAGATCAGGCGTTTGATCCCGCTTATGGTGCGCGTCCACTTAAGAGATTTCTGCAGAGCAGGGTGGAGACGTTGATCGCGAGAAAGATGATTGCCGGCGAAATTGCACCGCGCAGCACGATTGTGGTGGATTATGACGGCAAGGAACTGACCGCTTCTTCTCAAAAATAA